From a single Loxodonta africana isolate mLoxAfr1 chromosome 9, mLoxAfr1.hap2, whole genome shotgun sequence genomic region:
- the LOC135232442 gene encoding LOW QUALITY PROTEIN: olfactory receptor 1N1-like (The sequence of the model RefSeq protein was modified relative to this genomic sequence to represent the inferred CDS: inserted 1 base in 1 codon) — translation MDGSNQSRVSEFFLRGVSASPEQQQLIFGIFLSMYLVTLTGNVLIILAIGSDLHLHTLVYFFLANXSFVDMGLTTSTVMKMLVNVQTQHHTISYTGCLTQMYFFLMFGDLDSFFLAVMAYDRYVAICHPLCYSTVMSPRTCVLLLLLCWVLTTIVALTHTLFMTQLSFCAIGEISHFFCDITPVLKLSCSDIQINELMVFALGGTVLIVPFICIVIFYIYIVSAVLKIQTPGGGGSKAFSTCSSHLYVVCVFYGTLFSAYLCPSSVVSEEKDVVAAAVYTVVTPMLNPFIYSLRNKVMKGALKRLLSRRRIFFS, via the exons ATGGATGGGAGTAATCAATCTAGAGTCTCTGAATTTTTCCTCCGTGGAGTATCTGCATCGCCAGAACAACAGCAGTTGATCTTTGGAATTTTCCTGAGTATGTATCTTGTCACCTTGACTGGGAATGTGCTCATCATCCTGGCCATAGGCTCTGACCTGCACCTCCACACCCTCGTGTACTTCTTTTTGGCCA TGTCTTTTGTTGACATGGGTTTGACAACCTCCACAGTTATGAAGATGCTGGTAAATGTACAGACGCAGCATCATACCATCTCCTATACTGGCTGCCTTACCCAAATGTATTTCTTTCTGATGTTTGGTGATCTGGACAGCTTCTTCCTGGCTGTCATGgcatatgaccgctatgtggccatttgccaTCCTCTCTGTTACTCCACAGTCATGAGCCCCCGAACCTGTGTCCTGCTGCTTCTACTGTGCTGGGTCCTCACCACCATTGTAGCCCTGACTCACACCCTCTTCATGACTCAGCTGTCTTTCTGTGCTATTGGGGAGATTTCTCACTTTTTCTGTGACATAACTCCTGTCCTGAAGCTGTCATGTTCTGATATCCAAATCAATGAGTTGATGGTTTTTGCCTTAGGAGGCACAGTACTCATTGTCCCTTTTATATGCATTGTCATCTTCTACATCTACATTGTATCAGCTGTCCTGAAAATTCAAACACCTGGTGGTGGAGGTAGCAAGGCCTTTTCCACCTGCAGCTCCCATCTCTATGTTGTCTGTGTGTTCTACGGGACCCTCTTCAGTGCCTACCTGTGCCCTTCCTCTGTTGTCTCAGAAGAGAAGGACGTTGTAGCTGCTGCTGTGTACACTGTGGTGACTCCCATGTTGAACCCCTTTATCTATAGCCTAAGGAACAAGGTCATGAAGGGGGCCCTCAAGAGGCTCCTCAGTCGCAGAAGGATTTTCTTCTCTTAG